One part of the Mariniblastus fucicola genome encodes these proteins:
- a CDS encoding YqjF family protein gives MPDVGRGLMRMVWHDLLFMHWKVDGDELREHLPSSLELDTWHGQAWIGIVPFRMSGVSLRWLPDVPWFSKFPELNVRTYVIGPDGQPGVWFYSLDATNPVAVRGARWLYNLQYMDAEIQFERERVCDCGCWIRYQSQRTHRGEPAADLSVEYRPIGPAYEAGCGTLLDWLTSRYSLFSADRQGRLYRGDIAHDAWKLRDAQAIIQCNSMTDGINVSLPADDPLLHFSARTKVIAGPIRRVH, from the coding sequence ATGCCAGATGTCGGTCGAGGCCTGATGCGGATGGTTTGGCACGACCTCCTGTTCATGCACTGGAAGGTTGACGGTGATGAACTTCGCGAGCACCTGCCTTCTTCGCTGGAACTCGATACCTGGCACGGTCAGGCGTGGATTGGCATCGTCCCGTTTCGAATGAGCGGTGTTTCGCTGCGATGGCTGCCCGACGTTCCCTGGTTCTCAAAGTTTCCTGAACTCAATGTTCGCACCTACGTGATCGGTCCTGATGGACAGCCCGGCGTCTGGTTTTATTCTCTCGACGCGACCAATCCAGTCGCGGTTCGCGGAGCCCGTTGGCTGTACAACTTGCAGTATATGGATGCGGAGATCCAATTCGAACGCGAGCGAGTTTGCGATTGCGGTTGCTGGATTCGTTACCAAAGTCAGCGGACGCATCGAGGCGAACCGGCTGCGGATCTGAGTGTCGAGTATCGTCCGATTGGACCGGCGTACGAGGCGGGCTGCGGTACTCTGTTGGATTGGTTGACCAGTCGCTACAGTCTGTTCTCTGCTGATCGTCAAGGCAGGCTATATCGAGGCGACATCGCGCACGACGCATGGAAGTTGCGTGACGCTCAGGCAATCATCCAATGCAACTCGATGACCGACGGGATCAACGTTTCTTTGCCTGCCGATGATCCACTTCTTCATTTCTCTGCGCGTACCAAAGTGATCGCCGGGCCAATCCGTCGAGTCCACTAG
- a CDS encoding DUF11 domain-containing protein, with protein MILRFKSTKFAATLACAMVCGIALTAHSQAQETTATIRLNSPGQQDGDELLPTLEAQPSIAPLPDANTMPLLRLATKGAMGGLDDGARPAVFTAGNMDDPNIGFAGRAGFTIQEGAMPVQQGTLISPAPMAHQQATGNHQLRSSDRTDSRALSDEYIFDGDDRGTPVGVDENWTIYGMQTEDTFGHFDTVDGRRLVSPSNRVKIYSPRFAAVRKVDGVYNARRNTRVGSFDKKLVMQTTRGKDFSSSTMQNVALNGIESAKRASGFEHRTRGVVADQAIELIGVRNSFSAYENLELIKWGRHSNSQTARLQLGMQSANAWQDNMRLQVHAKGAQPIVVNDLSSAQQIIHVESDGKGSVLRVTKVASRIAADIGEEVEFTIRFDNLSSKPVGNVTLVDNLTGRLQYVPGSAECSMKAKFIEKLNEANSLMLRWEITDPVKPFKGGIIRFKCRVH; from the coding sequence ATGATTTTGAGATTCAAATCGACGAAGTTCGCTGCAACTTTGGCTTGCGCGATGGTCTGCGGAATTGCTTTGACAGCACACTCCCAGGCTCAAGAGACGACGGCGACGATCCGCCTGAATTCACCTGGCCAGCAGGACGGCGACGAGCTATTGCCAACGCTTGAGGCACAGCCTTCAATTGCTCCGTTGCCCGATGCCAACACGATGCCGCTGCTCCGTTTGGCGACCAAGGGCGCCATGGGAGGCCTCGACGACGGTGCTCGACCTGCGGTCTTCACGGCCGGCAACATGGATGATCCGAACATTGGATTCGCTGGACGGGCAGGATTTACCATTCAGGAAGGGGCGATGCCCGTCCAACAGGGTACATTGATTTCACCGGCGCCGATGGCGCATCAACAGGCGACGGGAAATCACCAGCTTCGATCTTCAGATCGTACCGACAGCCGGGCATTGAGCGACGAATACATTTTTGATGGAGACGATCGCGGAACTCCTGTCGGCGTCGATGAGAACTGGACGATCTACGGGATGCAAACGGAGGATACCTTCGGGCACTTCGATACCGTTGATGGTCGTCGACTGGTTTCACCAAGCAACCGCGTCAAAATTTACTCGCCTCGGTTTGCGGCGGTTCGTAAAGTCGACGGTGTGTACAATGCACGTCGCAATACGCGAGTCGGTTCTTTTGACAAAAAACTGGTCATGCAAACGACGCGTGGAAAAGACTTTTCGTCTTCAACGATGCAGAACGTTGCGCTCAACGGCATCGAGTCCGCGAAAAGAGCCAGCGGTTTTGAGCATCGGACTCGTGGCGTTGTCGCTGACCAGGCGATTGAGCTGATCGGCGTGCGCAACAGCTTCTCAGCGTATGAAAATCTTGAACTGATCAAATGGGGACGGCACTCCAACAGCCAAACCGCGCGGCTGCAGCTTGGCATGCAAAGTGCAAACGCGTGGCAGGACAATATGCGCTTGCAAGTTCACGCTAAAGGGGCGCAGCCGATCGTCGTAAATGACCTTTCGAGTGCCCAGCAAATCATTCATGTCGAAAGCGATGGTAAGGGCTCGGTCCTTCGAGTCACAAAAGTTGCCTCACGAATCGCAGCCGACATCGGTGAAGAAGTTGAATTCACGATTCGCTTTGACAATCTCAGCTCCAAACCTGTCGGAAATGTTACGCTCGTCGACAACCTGACCGGTCGCCTGCAATATGTGCCCGGCTCGGCCGAGTGCTCGATGAAAGCCAAGTTCATCGAGAAGTTGAACGAAGCCAACTCACTAATGCTCCGCTGGGAAATTACTGATCCCGTGAAGCCCTTCAAAGGTGGCATCATTCGTTTTAAGTGCCGCGTACACTAA